The genomic segment TTCGTGACGGCGAGACGGCGACTCGCGAGGCCTACCTGCCGTCGGACGTCGAACACGACGTGCGGAAGTTCGCCAGCGCTGCGGGACGTGACGACGACGAACCGCTGCTGTCGGTCTCGGCCCGTCGCCTCCAGATGCTCGTCGGCGAGGTGGCCGACCGCGCCGGTGAGACCGACCCGCGACTGGCGGACGTGTCCTCTCGTGACCTGCGCTGGCGGTTCGCGGCGAGCCTCCTCGCCGAGGGCGTCCCCGTCCACGTCGTCTGTGCGCTCGGCGGCTGGAAACGCCTCGACCGCCTCGACCCGCTGCTCGACGACCCCGACCGCGAAACCGTCGTCAGCGCCGTCGACGGCGTCGAGACCGACGCGGCGCCGGCTCGCCTCCGCCGGACCATCGGCGTCGCAAGCGAGGTCGGTGCGGCGCTGTCCGAGGCCGCGACCGGCGAGGAGATAGCCCGGACGCTGTGTGACCGGCTGGCGGCCACCGAGGGCTTCCGGTTCGCGTGGGTGGCGGAACACACCGGTGACGGCCTCACGCCGCGTGCGATAGCCGGGGTCGGCGAGCAGCGAGTCACCGAGCAGCGACGGGCACACGCCGGTGTGGCGACCGACGCGATAGACGCCAACGACGTTCGACCGGTCGAGGGAGCGAACGGACCGGTCGTACTCGTCCCGCTCGTCCGCGAAGACGCCGTGTCGGGCGTGCTGGCCGTCGGCACGACGGCCCGCCTCGGCGACGCCGAACGGGAGGTCCTGCGGGCGCTCGGAACCCACATCGGCGCGGCGCTGTCTGCCGTCGAACGGAAACGCCTGCTACTGGCCGATACGGTCACCGAACTCACCTTCCGATGTACCGACGCCGACGCCGTGACCGTCGGGCTCTCGGAGACGCTCGGCTGTCGGGTCGAGCTCTCGGGCGTGGTGCCGGTCGGTGGGCGGTCGCTACTGTACTATCTCGTCGTCGACGGCGCGCCGACGGACGCGGTCCTCTCCTACGTCACCGACGACGCCGCCACCGTCGACGCCCGCCTCATCGAGGACTACCGCGACGGAGCGCTACTGGAAGTCGTCGTCACGGCGGCACCCACGCTCCCGCTCGTGGAGAACGGGGGCCGTATCCGGGACCTAACGGCCAGACACGGCGACGCGGTTATCACGGCGGAGCTGCCCACCGACATCGACCTCCGCGACGTCGTCGATACCGTCGTGGGCGCCTACCCCGGGACGACGCTGACCGCCAAACACGAGACCGAACGCCCGGTCGAGACGGACAGGGGGTTTCGCGAACACCTGTCCGACCGACTCTCCGACCGACAGGCGACCGTGTTACAGGCGGCCTACCACAGCGGCTACTTCGAGTGGCCACGCGGGACGACCGCGGAGGAACTCGCCGACTCGCTCGCCATTTCCGCTCCGACACTCCACAACCATCTCAGGAAGGCCCAGCAGAAGCTCTTGACCGCTTTCTTCGCCGAGGAATCTGAAACTCCCTCGAAGGAAGCAGAACGAGAAGTGTAAGCTCACTGTTTCGATAGTTAGACCCCCCGTTTATCAACCGCCACGGGATTGTCTATGATAGACCATGTCAGATGAAGAGGTCCAACTGGAGGCACGACTCGAAGCACAGGACGTCTTCGAGCCACCGGAGTCGTTCGTCGAGCAGGCCAACGTCGCAGACCCCGCCATCTACGACGAGTTCGAGGACGAGTGGCCCGGCGCCTGGGAGCGGGCGGCCGAGTTGCTCGACTGGGACTCGGAGTGGGACCAGGTCCTCGACGACAGCGACGCCCCGTTCTACGAGTGGTTCACCGACGGCGAACTGAACGCCTCGCACAACTGTCTCGACCGGCATCTCGACGAGCGCGGCGAGGAGGCGGCCATCGAGTGGATCGGTGAACTCGGCGAGAAACGCACCTACAGCTACGCGCAGCTCCACCGGGAGGTCAACGAGTTCGCCGCCGCCCTGCGCGAGCTGGGCGTCGAGGAGGACGACGTGGTCACGATGTACATGCCGATGATTCCGGAGCTCCCCGTCGCCATGCTGGCGTGTGCCCGCATCGGCGCGCCGCACTCGGTCGTCTTCGCGGGCTTCTCCGCGGACGCGCTGGCGACGCGGATGGAGTCGGCCGACTCCGAGTTCCTCGTGACCTGTGACGGCTACTACCGTCGCGGCGACCCGCTCCCCCACAAGGAGAAGGCGAACGAGGGGCTCGAAGACGTGGGCCACGAGGTCGAGACCGTCGTCGTCGACCGGTTAGACGACGACTACGACCACCCGATGAAGGAGGGCGAGCACGACTACGACGAGCTCGTCGCCGCCCACGAGGGCGCCGAGGTCGACCCCGTCACGAGAGACGCCGAGGACATGCTGTTTCTCATGTACACGTCGGGGACGACCGGCCAGCCGAAGGGGGTCAAACACACGACGGGCGGCTACCTCTCCTACGCGG from the Halomicroarcula saliterrae genome contains:
- a CDS encoding bacterio-opsin activator domain-containing protein, which gives rise to MSTGADVLGARGYERLRRAAETHREDLVVRLGAEVGLRPTEMTGVRLADIATAGDHHFLAVRDGETATREAYLPSDVEHDVRKFASAAGRDDDEPLLSVSARRLQMLVGEVADRAGETDPRLADVSSRDLRWRFAASLLAEGVPVHVVCALGGWKRLDRLDPLLDDPDRETVVSAVDGVETDAAPARLRRTIGVASEVGAALSEAATGEEIARTLCDRLAATEGFRFAWVAEHTGDGLTPRAIAGVGEQRVTEQRRAHAGVATDAIDANDVRPVEGANGPVVLVPLVREDAVSGVLAVGTTARLGDAEREVLRALGTHIGAALSAVERKRLLLADTVTELTFRCTDADAVTVGLSETLGCRVELSGVVPVGGRSLLYYLVVDGAPTDAVLSYVTDDAATVDARLIEDYRDGALLEVVVTAAPTLPLVENGGRIRDLTARHGDAVITAELPTDIDLRDVVDTVVGAYPGTTLTAKHETERPVETDRGFREHLSDRLSDRQATVLQAAYHSGYFEWPRGTTAEELADSLAISAPTLHNHLRKAQQKLLTAFFAEESETPSKEAEREV